TTATGACCAGTCAACCATCGGCGCGATCGCCCCAAGCGGTGCAGGCCGGGGGAACGCTGAGTTTTTTTGAGCGCTATCTGACCGTTTGGGTGTTTCTCTGCATGATTGCGGGCATTGGGTTAGGGCGATTATTTCCCCAGGTGGCCGTCACCCTGGATGCCATGAGTGTGTATCAGGTCTCGCTGCCGATCGCGGTATGCCTGTTTTTCATGATGTATCCGATCATGGTCAAAATCGACTTTTCCCAGGCAATCCAGGCGGTCCGGGCACCCAAACCCGTCTTGTTAACCCTGATAGTGAACTGGTTAATTAAACCCTTTACGATGGTAGCCTTTGCCCAAATTTTCCTGGGTTGGTTATTTCGGCCCTTGATTACTGGCACAGAACTGCTACATGGCGTTGAAGTTCCTCTAGCCAATTCCTATATTGCTGGGGCGATTTTATTGGGCATTGCCCCTTGCACCGCGATGGTGTTGATGTGGGGATATCTGTCCTACAGTAACCAGGGACATACCCTGGTGATGGTAGCGATTAATTCCCTCACTATGTTGTTTTTATATGCGCCCTTAGGGCGCTGGTTACTGGCAGCCAATGATTTAGTTGTCCCCTGGCAGACGATCGTCCTTTCGGTGCTGATCTATGTCGGGTTACCGCTGGCGGCAGGGATGTATTCGCGCTATTGGATTTTTCGATATAAGGGGCGAGATTGGTTTAACCGTTATTTCCTGAAATACCTGAGTCCAATTGCAACCACGGCACTCCTGGTTACGTTGATTCTGTTGTTTGCCTTGAAGGGTGAGTTGATTGTCAATCATCCTCTGCATATTTTATTGATTGCCGTTCCCCTGTTCATCCAAACTAATTTTATTTTTTTGATTACCTATGTAGCCGGGTTGAAATTAAATCTGGTCTATGAAGATGCAGCACCAGCCGCCTTAATTGGGGCCAGTAACCATTTTGAAGTGGCGATCGCGACGGCAGTGATGCTCTTTGGCCTCAATTCCGGTGCCGCCTTAGCGACCGTAGTCGGGGTACTGATTGAGGTGCCCGTAATGCTGATGCTGGTAGAGGTTTGCCGACGAACCGCGTTTTGGTTTCCCCGCAATCCCGAAAAAGCTACCTTACCCGATCCCCGCTGCTTTCCCAGCAGCCTTTAGACCCTAGCTCACGGTGCAATCAGATTAGGGGAGGAATTAGCCCATACAGGAAATCCTGCTGATTGGGTGGCAAAACTCGAACTGCCCTCACTCCAACCCCTCTCCCCGAAAAGGTGAGGTGCTCATCGAGCCAGGATTTTGGGTTCAAGTCCCTTCGCCCCTGGTGCGAGAAGGGATTTAGGGATGAGGGGGCAAAGATGGGTCAGTCAACCCAGTGTTTCCTGGGTTGTTAAACAAAAATCTCAGGATGGAAAATCCAAGGATGTGCTATGAAACGAATCATGTTTGTTTGTAAGAAAAATTCAGCGCGATCGCAGATGGCCGAAGCCTTTGCAAAGCACTGGGGGAAGGGACAGGTTGCTGTCACCAGTGCCGGTTTGGAAGCCAGTCAGGTCAACCCAGGCGCGATCGCCGCGATGGACGAGATTGGCATCGACATCCGCCACCAAACCTCTAAGGCGTTAGCAGACTTCCAACCCGAGGATTTTGATATTGTCATTTCCCTTTGTGGCTGTGGTGTCAATTTACCCACAGAGTGGGTCCTGCGTGAAGTGTTTGAAGATTGGCAGCTTGCAGATCCTGCTGAGCATCCTGAACTGTTTCCGCAGGTCCGCGATGAAATTCAACGACGGGTACAGGCTCTTTTAGCAAAGATCAATGGGTGATTCAGCGCCGCAGCCACTCCGGTTCACATCTCTGTTCAGATATAGCCTTTACCTAATTTACTCAGTACACCATTAAGGTTTGGATCTGGAGCCGACCGGCAGCCCTCATCCCCCAAGCCCTTCTCCTAAACAGGGCGAAAGGGAGCCGGATGTTTAAGTCCCTCTCCCGTTCTGGGAGAGGAATTTAGGGTGAGGGCCGCTCCAGGGAGTTACCCCCATCCTACCTGGGTAAAGCTGTACTTTATGATTGAGGTAAAGGCTGTATTTTGGGGTAGATATTTGTTACAGATTCTGTTAGCGAGTTACAGAATGATCAGCCATCGCTTGCTAGAGTAGCAGTCAACCTAATGCTCTCGTTACAGCAGCCAGGGACAATCAGAGAACAGTTGACGGAGGGTAATTATGTACCAACCCAATATCGGCGATACAGTTCTACAGTTTTGGCACAAGCGCCCGGATGGCTCGCCCATTACGGTTTTACCTGAGGGCAAAGTCGTTCAGGTCTTTGGTGTCGGTTGCGTTGTTGAGTGGCAGGGTGGCAAGCGCGAGTTTTTCCACGATACGCGCACATTAGTGAAACAACGATAGCCTCTACCTGCGGTCGCGATCGGCTTTTAAGGCCACCAGAGCACTAGATCCTAATACCCTAATAACGGTAGACCCAGGCAGTCTCAATTCCTTAGCCACATTCCCTAACCACGGTTAATCAGCCTATTTCTATCAGTTCCTTCAGAGAGTTAGACGAGTTAGCCGAAATAGGCTGATTCCTACAGGGAGCCAGTTGCCTCAAGGGTAAGTACAGGTAGCTGCTGACTGACCACTCACGAGCAGGTACTCAGTCAACCCGCCCACAGACTAAGAGTGGGTTAGGCCAACCCAACCCGTTGATGCTACCAGCGATCGTTTAGTCCTCAGTCGCAGCATCCTGCTCTGTACCTTCAGAGAGGTTTTCCTCTTCAGGACGGGTGCCACCTTCTGGCCGCCTTCTGTTGTAGCGACTCCGGCTGGTACGTTTGCGGAACTTACGGGCATACGCCTCGTTCCGGAGGGCTTTCTCTTTTTTCAAGTTACGGCGTTTAGCCATCCTAACCTCAACTCGTGTGGTCTACAGTTAAACATTGGGCACATCCTTAAGCAAGGCTCAGCCCGATCGCTGCGCCGCTGCGGTGCCTGCCAAGAGGTGCTAGCCACAACAGCCCGCATTTCTGGCAAATACCCATCCTACCATACTTCTCCCTAAGACTTTACTCCCTTGTCCACTTCATTAGGCCTCGCCTATCTCGTCCAGCCATCCAGTTTTTAGCCACCATCGAGCGCATCTGCTACTGGCTCGCCTTGGCTTTAGCCTCCTGCGAGTCAACGCATGGGGAGCCTGAGCCAATCTCAGCCTTCAGGTCTAACCCTACAATTTGAGTAGTGCACCGCAGGGGCGGTCACTGTGGGATAGGTGTGCTGCCTGCCATAGTTAAGGCTGCTATTCTCTATTCAATCGGTAATGGCTTAGCTTTTATCCGATCGTCTGGTCTTGGTGATTACTGTATGTACCAAACACTATATCCTGTTTTCGAGCAAGCGATCTCAATTTTTACAGATATCCGTTTCACGATCGGAGGAACAGTAATTACATTGGCCGCTATTCTTCAGGCCATCTTCCTATTCCTCATTATCATTTTCCTTGCTCGCGGTTTTAAAGCACTGTTACGCAAACATTTACTGTCACGATTAGGGATCGATGCTACTAATCGCGAGGCGATCGCCACCATTATCAGTTATAGTCTAGCGATTCTGAGTTTCCTGATCATCCTGCAATTAACAGGAATTAACGTTGCCTCACTGGCTGTCATTGCTGGTGGCCTTGGGATTGGGGTTGGCTTTGGGCTTCAGAGTATTACCAAAAATTTTATTAGTGGTTTGACCCTATTAACCGAACGTAAGTTAAAGGTTGGTGATTTTATTGAATTTTCAGGCATATCAGGATATGTTAAAGAAGTTTCCCTGCGCTCGACGCTGATTCGGACCCGTGATGGCGGCGACGTGGTCGTTCCGAACAGTGAACTGGTTGAGAATCACATTTTAAACTGGACTTATGACAGCTATATTGCCCGTATTAAGGTGCCAGTTGGGGTTGCCTATGGCACTGATCCGGCCTTAGTGACTGAAACTCTGTTACACGTCGCCTATCAGGAACCTACGGTGGTTCATGATCCAGCACCTCGTGTCGTCTTTCAAGGCTTTGGAGATAGTTCGCTAAACTTTGAATTGTGGGTTTGGGTAACTCGCATTGATGATGAACCGTTTATTAAAAGTGCGTTGAACTTTGCAATCGAGTATAACCTGCGTCAGCACCAAATTGCGATCCCGTTCCCGCAGCGTGATTTATGGATCAGGAATCCCGAAGCCTTGTCACTAATTGGGTCACGCCAGACCAGCGTAGCATCGTCGGCTTCCACCGGTCCCTCCTCGCCAATTCCGACAACTCAAGTACCCGCCCTCCGAGATTTTCTCAGACAAGTTCCATATTTTCATGGCTTCAGTGACCTAGAGTTAAGACAATTGATTGAAATTGGCTATCGTAAGCGCTTGCAACCCAGCGATATTCTCTTTCGGGAAAATGATGCAGGCGATGCCTTCTATATTGTCTTAAGTGGTTCAGTGGAAGTGTTTGTTGAGAAACTGAACAAACAACTAGCTATCCTGAGTGCAGGGCAGTTTTTTGGAGAACTATCCTTAATTCTGGGGATTCCCCGGACTGCGACTGTGCGAGCATTAGAGGTAACGACTTTGTTCGTGATCAACAGCAAAAGTTTTTCTAAATTACTTCAAAATTATCCTGAATTTTATAATGTGATTTTCAATGAGCTATGCAAGCATCAAAAAGAGCTAGAAGAGCGACAAAAACAGCTTAGAGAACTGGGTCTGCTAAATCCAGATGAAGATGATAAAAATCCAATTGTCTGGGTGCGTAAACGCCTGAAAAATTTGTTTAATCTTTAAGCATTTAATTTTGCCCCAACCACTTCTTCCCAACGGGATGCAAGGGCGCCAAATTCACAAGTCCCTCTCCTGCTCTGGGAGAGGGACTTAGGGGGAGGGCCGTACCAGCGGGCTGCCCTCAGCCTACCCCG
This DNA window, taken from Trichothermofontia sichuanensis B231, encodes the following:
- the arsC gene encoding arsenate reductase, glutathione/glutaredoxin type, whose protein sequence is MKRIMFVCKKNSARSQMAEAFAKHWGKGQVAVTSAGLEASQVNPGAIAAMDEIGIDIRHQTSKALADFQPEDFDIVISLCGCGVNLPTEWVLREVFEDWQLADPAEHPELFPQVRDEIQRRVQALLAKING
- the arsB gene encoding ACR3 family arsenite efflux transporter → MTSQPSARSPQAVQAGGTLSFFERYLTVWVFLCMIAGIGLGRLFPQVAVTLDAMSVYQVSLPIAVCLFFMMYPIMVKIDFSQAIQAVRAPKPVLLTLIVNWLIKPFTMVAFAQIFLGWLFRPLITGTELLHGVEVPLANSYIAGAILLGIAPCTAMVLMWGYLSYSNQGHTLVMVAINSLTMLFLYAPLGRWLLAANDLVVPWQTIVLSVLIYVGLPLAAGMYSRYWIFRYKGRDWFNRYFLKYLSPIATTALLVTLILLFALKGELIVNHPLHILLIAVPLFIQTNFIFLITYVAGLKLNLVYEDAAPAALIGASNHFEVAIATAVMLFGLNSGAALATVVGVLIEVPVMLMLVEVCRRTAFWFPRNPEKATLPDPRCFPSSL
- a CDS encoding mechanosensitive ion channel domain-containing protein, with product MYQTLYPVFEQAISIFTDIRFTIGGTVITLAAILQAIFLFLIIIFLARGFKALLRKHLLSRLGIDATNREAIATIISYSLAILSFLIILQLTGINVASLAVIAGGLGIGVGFGLQSITKNFISGLTLLTERKLKVGDFIEFSGISGYVKEVSLRSTLIRTRDGGDVVVPNSELVENHILNWTYDSYIARIKVPVGVAYGTDPALVTETLLHVAYQEPTVVHDPAPRVVFQGFGDSSLNFELWVWVTRIDDEPFIKSALNFAIEYNLRQHQIAIPFPQRDLWIRNPEALSLIGSRQTSVASSASTGPSSPIPTTQVPALRDFLRQVPYFHGFSDLELRQLIEIGYRKRLQPSDILFRENDAGDAFYIVLSGSVEVFVEKLNKQLAILSAGQFFGELSLILGIPRTATVRALEVTTLFVINSKSFSKLLQNYPEFYNVIFNELCKHQKELEERQKQLRELGLLNPDEDDKNPIVWVRKRLKNLFNL